In Rutidosis leptorrhynchoides isolate AG116_Rl617_1_P2 chromosome 2, CSIRO_AGI_Rlap_v1, whole genome shotgun sequence, one genomic interval encodes:
- the LOC139893768 gene encoding probable inorganic phosphate transporter 1-9: MALKVLSALDVAKTQYYHFKAIIIAGMGLFTDSYDLFCIPPIMRIIGRIYYPEIHRDKDPKYWFEVPTSIASTMIAVALMGTVIGQLVFGRLGDRVGRRQVYGISLMMMVVGSIGCGFTLSRLTSMVFVCFGFFRFLLGIGIGGDYPLSATIMSEFANKRTRGAFIAGVFSMQGFGILLSSLVTMTMCSIFKASKDEKLLTPVELKPWVNVDPVPPEADLTWRLILMIGAIPAAATYYWRMKMPETARFTALVEKNTLQAAKDMEKVLKVSLTSILEDIEMISTPNTCAALSNDYTLFSQEFLRRHGRDLIAASMNWFLVDIVFYSLNLFQYHTFNGHMTAKDHINIYDDALQVAKFQALVAICATIPGYFVTVYMIDYVGRVAIQAAGFLCMAVSLFTIAKINKGGWDTNQGTGFMILYGLTFFFSNFGPNTTTFIVPAELFPARFRATCHGISGAVGKVGAVIGSIGFMWASRDYPHGLGVSHTLMAMGGVCVLGFLVTYFFTRETMGRSLEENENADEFTGVVFVRFWPKKFWAKTNKESPVNENLSC, from the exons ATGGCATTGAAAGTGTTATCAGCACTAGATGTTGCAAAAACACAATATTACCATTTTAAAGCAATCATAATAGCGGGTATGGGTTTATTCACTGATAGTTACGATTTATTTTGTATCCCTCCCATTATGAGAATAATTGGAAGGATATATTACCCCGAAATACATCGTGACAAGGACCCAAAGTACTGGTTCGAGGTCCCCACCTCAATCGCATCAACGATGATCGCTGTTGCACTAATGGGGACTGTGATTGGTCAACTTGTTTTCGGACGGCTTGGTGACCGTGTTGGACGTCGTCAAGTATACGGTATATCGCTCATGATGATGGTAGTGGGGTCCATTGGTTGCGGCTTCACACTCTCAAGGTTAACCTCAATGGTGTTTGTATGCTTCGGGTTTTTTAGGTTCTTGCTTGGGATTGGTATCGGAGGGGATTATCCGTTAAGCGCTACTATTATGTCCGAGTTTGCTAACAAGAGGACACGTGGAGCTTTCATTGCGGGGGTGTTTTCAATGCAAGGATTCGGTATACTATTGAGTTCGCTTGTTACTATGACTATGTGCTCTATTTTTAAAGCTAGTAAAGATGAGAAGCTACTGACTCCGGTGGAACTCAAGCCATGGGTTAACGTTGATCCGGTCCCACCCGAGGCGGACTTAACGTGGCGGCTTATACTCATGATTGGTGCTATTCCAGCAGCTGCGACTTACTATTGGCGGATGAAAATGCCTGAAACCGCCCG ATTCACAGCTTTGGTGGAGAAAAACACATTACAAGCAGCAAAGGATATGGAAAAAGTGTTGAAAGTATCATTGACATCTATCCTTGAAGACATCGAGATGATAAGTACGCCTAATACTTGTGCAGCTTTGTCGAACGACTATACCCTTTTCTCACAAGAATTTCTTCGTCGCCATGGTCGTGACCTCATCGCTGCATCAATGAATTGGTTTCTAGTTGATATTGTGTTTTACAGTCTCAATTTATTCCAGTACCATACATTTAATGGTCATATGACTGCAAAGGACCACATAAATATATACGATGATGCATTGCAAGTTGCGAAATTCCAAGCACTCGTTGCAATATGTGCAACGATCCCTGGATATTTCGTGACAGTTTACATGATTGATTATGTCGGTAGAGTAGCAATCCAGGCAGCCGGGTTCTTATGTATGGCTGTGAGCTTATTTACAATCGCAAAAATTAACAAAGGTGGTTGGGATACTAATCAAGGTACCGGGTTCATGATACTTTATGGACTTACGTTCTTTTTTTCAAATTTCGGGCCAAACACGACGACATTTATAGTCCCGGCAGAGCTTTTTCCAGCACGGTTTCGTGCAACTTGTCATGGAATTTCGGGTGCGGTTGGAAAAGTGGGGGCGGTAATCGGATCGATTGGGTTTATGTGGGCTTCTCGTGATTATCCACATGGGCTGGGGGTATCACATACATTGATGGCAATGGGTGGGGTTTGTGTTTTAGGGTTTTTGGTGACGTATTTTTTTACTCGAGAGACAATGGGACGGTCGTTAGAGGAGAATGAGAATGCTGACGAGTTTACGGGTGTTGTCTTCGTCAGGTTTTGGCCCAAAAAGTTTTGGGCCAAAACGAACAAAGAATCACCCGTCAATGAAAATTTATCATGTTAG